In a genomic window of Gossypium arboreum isolate Shixiya-1 chromosome 9, ASM2569848v2, whole genome shotgun sequence:
- the LOC128280420 gene encoding uncharacterized protein LOC128280420 has protein sequence MDTFGGSGALIVALEIKVSDGWTVSNHQYGGGHYSRNSKSHEDGSTNDGGKGSLTRKRVRKYLQGGTQILELKEKKDRFGLGFKPDYKQRRKEVEKHQEGRRAHLNGREVEWELMTFPPISQAFISRGLLIEESHQINAIHDEGLEQGNLEGRATYQRAMVNLFHDMMHKEIKVYVDDMIAKSQTEKEHIEVLRKLFLRLRKFQLELNPVKCIFGARSGKLLGFMVSERE, from the exons atggatacattCGGCGGGAGCGGTGCCCTCATCGTTGCACTAGAAATTAAAGTTAGTGACGGATGGACGGTTAGTAACCATCAATacggaggaggacattatagccgca ATAGCAAGAGCCACGAGGATGGCTCTACAAATGATGGTGGGAAAGGGAGCCTTACCAGGAAGAGGGTTAGGAAATACCTGCAAGGAGGGACTCAAATCCTAGAACTAAAAGAGAAGAAAGATCGCTTTGGTCTGGGGTTCAAGCCAGACTATAAGCAAAGGAGGAAAGAAGTTGAGAAGCACCAAGAGGGAAGAAGGGCGCACCTTaatggaagagaagtggagtgggagctGATGACATTCCCTCCAATATCCCAAGCCTTCATATCAAGAGGGTTACTTATAGAAGAAAGTCATCAGATTAATGCTATACACGACGAAGGATTGGAgcaaggaaaccttgagggca gggcaacataccaacgggCTATGGTGAacttattccatgatatgatgcataaggaGATCAAagtgtatgttgatgacatgattgctaaatctcaaACAGAGAAGGAACATATTGAAGTTTTGAGGAAGCTATTCCTGAGATTAAGGAAATTTCAGTTGGAGCTTAATCCAGTAAAGTGCATCTTCGGAGCTAGGTCGGGGAAGTTATTAGGCTTTATGGTCAGcgaaagggaatag